A region of Natribaculum luteum DNA encodes the following proteins:
- a CDS encoding antibiotic ABC transporter permease translates to MNVRRRPPEPAVQSLLNGLAPLESLRDARSPAKGAATGTPRRRREEASDRYLEVLDATLEYARRRDYVGPDYGDGLSSRLLQGLPFENRWLNLAVQETVKRAPVDIRPLFLVEERRNYKGAALFTMANLNYHALTAGRHSSVDVGFDPTAEAKRLADWLVDERCTGYSGFCGGHRHEIQHLHTKGVPNDADIVSTTYAVKALLRAAHLDEEYAELARTATSFLVEDLNYREVPAGAKIDYHMNHPSDSYTINAAALGAQMLVDLYERFGDDDLRERATKILDHVAAHQTDLGGWPYRIPASSSHLSMDNHHNGFVVESFQRYRDVVDADRYADTLADALEFYRHELFEPNGAPNFDEENAYPRDIHASTQGLLVFTREGDLEFAERILRWVLANLQVEEGRFYYRQYRYHTKRVTLMRWCQAWMAYALSEFLLAATERSGSNGDRLQTATRS, encoded by the coding sequence ATGAACGTGCGACGACGACCTCCGGAACCTGCCGTACAGAGCCTTCTGAACGGGCTCGCTCCGCTCGAGTCGCTACGAGACGCCCGATCGCCGGCGAAGGGGGCGGCTACCGGCACGCCACGGCGACGTCGAGAGGAGGCATCTGACCGGTACCTCGAGGTGCTCGACGCGACGCTCGAGTACGCCCGTCGGCGAGACTACGTCGGTCCGGATTACGGGGATGGGTTGAGTAGTCGACTCCTTCAGGGCCTCCCGTTCGAGAACAGGTGGCTCAACCTGGCCGTCCAGGAGACCGTAAAGCGCGCCCCGGTCGATATTCGGCCGCTCTTTCTCGTCGAGGAGCGTCGCAACTACAAGGGCGCCGCGCTGTTTACGATGGCGAACCTGAACTACCACGCGCTGACGGCCGGTCGCCACTCGTCGGTCGACGTCGGGTTCGACCCCACAGCGGAGGCAAAGCGACTCGCGGACTGGCTCGTCGACGAGCGATGCACCGGGTACAGCGGATTCTGCGGCGGTCACCGCCACGAGATCCAGCACCTCCACACCAAAGGAGTACCGAACGACGCCGACATCGTCTCGACCACGTACGCGGTCAAAGCCCTCTTGCGTGCCGCCCACCTCGACGAGGAGTACGCCGAGCTCGCTCGGACGGCGACCTCGTTTCTGGTCGAGGACCTGAACTACCGGGAGGTTCCGGCGGGGGCGAAGATCGACTACCACATGAACCACCCGTCGGACTCCTACACCATCAACGCGGCCGCACTCGGCGCACAGATGCTCGTCGACCTGTACGAACGGTTCGGGGACGACGACCTCCGCGAGCGGGCGACGAAGATCCTGGATCACGTCGCCGCCCACCAGACCGACCTCGGCGGCTGGCCCTACCGGATTCCCGCGTCGTCGTCGCACCTGTCGATGGACAACCACCACAACGGGTTCGTCGTCGAGTCCTTCCAGCGATATCGCGACGTCGTCGACGCGGATCGGTACGCCGACACGCTCGCCGACGCCCTCGAGTTCTACCGCCACGAGCTGTTCGAGCCCAACGGGGCCCCGAACTTCGACGAGGAGAACGCCTATCCACGCGATATCCACGCCAGCACGCAGGGACTGCTGGTGTTCACCCGCGAGGGCGACCTCGAGTTCGCCGAGCGGATCCTCCGGTGGGTGCTCGCGAACCTGCAGGTCGAGGAGGGACGGTTCTACTACCGACAGTACCGGTACCACACGAAACGGGTGACGCTGATGCGGTGGTGTCAGGCCTGGATGGCCTACGCGCTGTCGGAGTTCCTGCTGGCCGCTACGGAACGGTCGGGTTCGAACGGCGACAGATTGCAGACGGCAACACGATCATGA
- a CDS encoding glycosyltransferase: MSRSSTQATRTSLDPDGEASASTAASRRRHARGTSPDPEDARVLVVTGLSQKNDRHYGPLADVADRTTLVCLDPTVDVDDANCVPTPQVGPRLVRVVALFFVALYEGYRNEYDAIASISLFPYGLYALALKAVYGYPAHLGIIGIDLDHHAHQWYGGIPRWAFRRFDAVSVPGPSHAERLARLGVSRDRIEILTNAIDVDTYAPTDADVETEYDFVWVGRFSAEKDPIRFVEALAELEATGAGFRAAMVGDGPLRADAADAIVARGLDDCVDLPGWVDDPVRYYRRSNAFVLTSRRDALPLVMLEAMATGLAPIVPSVGSIPDVVTDGDDGIVVPDREPATFAAAMERFLDDPDYRRSVAANATAVRSSFSLEQASDDWRRILTTLAR, translated from the coding sequence ATGAGCCGCTCGAGCACGCAGGCGACCCGGACGTCACTCGACCCGGACGGCGAGGCGAGCGCGTCGACGGCCGCGAGTCGGCGTCGGCACGCTCGAGGGACCAGTCCCGACCCCGAGGACGCTCGCGTGCTCGTCGTCACGGGACTGTCACAGAAGAACGACCGCCACTACGGGCCGCTCGCGGACGTCGCCGACCGGACGACGCTCGTGTGTCTCGATCCGACGGTCGACGTCGACGACGCGAACTGTGTCCCGACGCCGCAGGTCGGCCCGCGACTCGTTCGCGTCGTCGCCCTCTTTTTCGTCGCGCTCTACGAGGGGTACAGAAACGAGTACGACGCGATCGCGTCGATCTCGCTTTTCCCGTACGGACTCTACGCGCTCGCGCTGAAAGCCGTCTACGGCTACCCCGCCCACCTCGGCATCATCGGCATCGACCTCGACCACCACGCCCACCAGTGGTACGGCGGGATTCCGCGGTGGGCGTTCCGTCGCTTCGACGCCGTCTCCGTTCCCGGCCCCTCTCACGCCGAACGACTCGCTCGCCTCGGCGTGTCGCGGGATCGCATCGAGATCCTGACGAACGCGATCGACGTCGACACCTACGCCCCCACGGACGCGGACGTCGAGACCGAGTACGACTTCGTCTGGGTCGGGCGGTTCAGCGCGGAGAAAGACCCGATACGATTCGTCGAGGCGCTCGCCGAACTCGAGGCGACCGGAGCCGGGTTCCGGGCCGCCATGGTCGGCGACGGACCGCTTCGGGCGGACGCCGCAGACGCCATCGTCGCACGTGGGCTAGACGACTGTGTCGACCTCCCCGGCTGGGTCGACGACCCCGTCCGGTACTACCGACGATCGAACGCCTTCGTCCTCACCTCGCGTCGGGACGCGCTCCCGCTGGTGATGCTCGAGGCGATGGCGACCGGCCTCGCACCGATCGTTCCCTCGGTCGGTTCGATTCCGGACGTCGTCACCGACGGCGACGACGGCATCGTCGTCCCCGACCGCGAGCCTGCGACCTTCGCCGCGGCGATGGAGCGGTTCCTGGACGACCCCGACTATCGACGATCCGTCGCAGCGAACGCGACCGCCGTTCGATCGTCGTTCTCGCTCGAGCAGGCGAGCGACGACTGGCGGCGTATTCTGACGACGCTCGCGCGATAA
- a CDS encoding GNAT family N-acetyltransferase has translation MEIERLDLEEWGDVLPRSGVEVFHDPDALAVLDRHTDAELRLYGAYKGQQAVGLLPVFVDEKSVGEKPIGRTVFSPPVSLGVPRLGPIVTPNSPKRRKRERINSRLAETVVDELEVDRRSTLFRMTCPLGYADPRPYGWNDFAVTPEFTYVVDLEGCTDLEDAMAGFSKSLRNEMRRYDDLDLSIETEGIESALRIYDDVVAQYEEYGDTAPMSRLFLRDLLSALDDDRWRVYVARTPDGTYKSGIVTLFSDDLAYYWQGGVTASYENVSVNNLLHRVILEDLVTDPDLESVTGYDLVGANTERLCEYKGKFNGDLRPYYVIESSGLEMTLAKSAYRRVVGSLK, from the coding sequence ATGGAAATCGAACGACTGGATCTCGAGGAGTGGGGCGACGTACTGCCGAGATCTGGAGTCGAGGTGTTTCACGACCCCGACGCACTCGCCGTCCTCGACAGGCACACCGACGCCGAGTTGCGCCTGTACGGCGCGTACAAGGGACAGCAGGCGGTCGGCCTGCTGCCGGTGTTCGTCGACGAGAAGTCGGTCGGCGAGAAACCGATCGGGCGAACGGTCTTCTCGCCACCCGTCTCGCTCGGCGTTCCCCGTCTCGGGCCGATCGTCACCCCCAACAGTCCGAAACGGCGCAAACGCGAGCGGATCAACAGCCGACTGGCCGAGACGGTCGTCGACGAACTCGAGGTCGACAGGCGGTCGACGCTGTTCCGAATGACCTGTCCGCTTGGCTACGCCGATCCGCGACCCTACGGCTGGAACGACTTCGCGGTGACGCCGGAGTTCACGTACGTCGTCGACCTCGAGGGCTGTACCGACCTCGAGGACGCCATGGCAGGGTTCAGCAAGAGCCTCAGAAACGAGATGCGCCGGTACGACGATCTCGATCTCTCGATCGAGACGGAGGGGATCGAATCCGCACTCCGGATCTACGACGACGTCGTCGCCCAGTACGAGGAGTACGGCGACACTGCGCCCATGTCCCGCCTCTTCCTGCGGGACCTGCTTTCGGCGCTCGACGACGATCGGTGGCGCGTGTACGTCGCCCGGACCCCCGACGGCACCTACAAAAGCGGAATCGTCACGCTCTTTTCCGACGACCTGGCGTACTACTGGCAGGGCGGCGTCACCGCGTCCTACGAGAACGTTAGCGTCAACAACCTCCTCCACCGCGTCATCCTCGAGGACCTCGTCACCGACCCCGACCTCGAGTCGGTGACGGGATACGACCTCGTCGGTGCGAACACCGAGCGACTCTGTGAGTACAAAGGGAAGTTCAACGGCGACCTCCGGCCGTACTACGTGATCGAGTCGTCCGGCCTCGAGATGACGCTGGCGAAATCGGCCTATCGGCGAGTTGTCGGCTCGCTCAAGTGA